The genomic window TCAACACTTGATACTTCCGCGCCACGCTGCGCCGCTCCCCCGATGTGGAATGTACGCATGGTAAGCTGTGTTCCAGGCTCACCAATCGACTGCGCGGCGATTACCCCAACAGCCTCACCGATATTAACCTCTGTGCCACGCGCCAAGTCACGACCGTAACAATTAGCGCATACACCTTTCTCACTCTCACAAGTAAGAACCGAACGCACCATAATCTCTTCAATTCCGGCTTCATCTATCCGACCAACGATCAACTCATCAATCATCTGACCAGCGCCTAAAATCTTCTCGGAACTAACCGGATGGTGAACATCACGCGCGCTAGTACGACCAAGAATCTGATCAGCGAGCGGCACGATTATGTCTCCACCTTCTATAACCGCCTTAGCGATAATACCACGATTTGTACCACAATCTCTTTCCGTTACGATACAATCCTGCGCCACATCAACAAGACGACGTGTTAGGTAACCAGAATTCGCGGTTTTAAGAGCGGTATCAGCAAGACCTTTACGCGCGCCATGCGATGAGTTAAAATACTCAAGAACCGATAGACCTTCCTTAAAGTTAGATATAATCGGTGTCTCAATAATCTCACCAGACGGCTTAGCCATCAAACCACGCATACCGGCAAGCTGCTTAATTTGCGCGGCGGAACCACGCGCGCCAGAATTTGCCATCATGTAAATGGAATTAATCTCACGAGCTTTGAATTTCCCCTCTTTATTCCTGCCAACAGATGAAATCTGTTTCATCATGTCATCAGCGACCAATTCGGAACATTTAGACCAAGCGTCAATAACCTTATTATATTTCTCACCAAGAGTTATAAGACCATCAGCGTATTGCTCCTCAAATTGCTTAACCTCAGCGAAAGTATCATTGAGATGCTTATGCTTAGTTTCCGGCACTATCATATCATCCTTACCGAAAGAAATACCGGCTTTAGCGGCATGCCTAAACCCAATTCCCATCAGACGATCCGCGAAAATCACCGTCTCCTTTTGACCACAATGGCGATACACCTCATAAATAAGGTTAGAAGCCTCTTTCTTGGTAAGTAGTTTATTTACCACAGAAAATGGTAATTTCGGATGTCTTGGTAATATATCAGAAATCATCATCCGCCCCGGTGTTGACGAAACCACTTGAGTTAAATCATTACCATTCTCATCAACCGTACGATAACGACATTTAATTTTACTATGTAAGGTAACAGTACCATTATCAAGCGCATGCTGTATTTCTTTAGTACCAGTAAATACCATTCCCTCACCCGGTTCACCATCTGACTCAAGAGTGATATAATAAAGACCAAGAACTATATCTTGACTCGGCACTATTATCGGATGCCCATTAGCCGGAGATAATATATTATTGGTAGACATCATAAGCACACGCGACTCTATTTGCGCTTCTATTGATAGAGGAACATGCACCGCCATTTGGTCACCATCAAAATCCGCGTTAAACGCTGTACATACTAGCGGATGCAAATTTATCGCTTTACCTTCAACCAACACCGGCTCAAACGCCTGAATACCAAGACGGTGAAGAGTCGGCGCTCTATTCAACAATACAGGATGCTCACGTATAACTTCCTCCAATATGTCCCACACCTCAGGACGCTCCGTTTCCACCATACGCTTAGCGGCTTTAACTGTTGTCGCTATCCCATAAAGCTCAAGCTTGGCGTAAATAAACGGCTTAAATAACTCAAGAGCCATCTTCTTTGGAATACCACATTGATGAAGTTTAAGTTCAGGACCAACCACGATTACCGAACGACCAGAGTAATCCACCCTCTTACCCAGTAGATTCTGCCGGAAACGTCCTTGCTTTCCTTTAAGCATATCAGAAAGTGATTTAAGCGGGCGTTTATTAGCACCGGTAATAACCCGACCACGACGACCATTATCAAATAACGCGTCCACCGACTCTTGCAACATACGCTTCTCATTACGCACGATAATATCAGGAGCTCGCAATTCCATCAAACGCTTAAGGCGGTTATTACGGTTAATAACCCGACGATATAAATCATTCAAGTCACTGGTCGCGAAACGACCACCATCAAGCGGCACCAGCGGGCGAAGCTCAGGTGGAATCACCGGAACCACATCCATTATCATCCATTCTGGTTTATTTTCCGAACCAAGAAAAGCCTCTATTAGCTTAAGACGCTTTACCAACTTCTTGCGTTTCGCCTCTGAATTAGTCTCAGCGAGCTCGGCACGAAGCTCTGTTTTCTGTTTTTCAAGGTCAAGAGCACACAGCATTGTCTTAATGGCTTCCGCACCAATTTGCGCGGTAAAAGTGCCATCACCATATTTTTCCTGAGCCTCGTAGAACTGTTCCTCAGAAAGCAGTTCACCCACCGAAAATGGAGTAAGTCCCGACTCAACAACCACAAAAGACTCAAAATAAAGAACTTTCTCAAGATCCTTCAAAGTCATATCCAACAATATACCAATACGACTAGGAAGTGATTTAAGAAACCAGATATGAGCTACCGGAGAGGCAAGATCAATATGCCCCATACGCTCACGACGAACCTTAGAGGTGGTAACCTCAACACCACATTTTTCGCAGACAATCCCACGATATTTCATCCTCTTATATTTGCCGCACAAACATTCATAATCTTTTATAGGACCAAAAATACGCGCACAGAACAGACCATCCCGCTCCGGCTTAAAAGTGCGGTAATTAATGGTTTCTGGCTTTTTTACTTCCCCAAACGACCATGAGCTTATCTTCTCAGGACTCGCTATGGAAATCTTGATCTCGTCAAACTGTTTAGTAGAAGTTAATTGTTGACCAAAAAAACTCATTACTTCATTCATATTTTTACCCTTTAATTTAGGTTTCAGGTTCTAGATGCTAGGTGCTAGATTCTGGTTTTTTGTCTGGGAAACCAAATACTAGCACCTAGTACCTAGTCCCCAGAACCTATTATGCCTCTTCCTCAATCAACTCAACATTAAGACCGAGTGAACGCAATTCTTTCACCATAACGTGGAACGACTCCGGTATACCAGACTCAAAACTATTATCACCACGTACGATAGACTCATATATCTTGCTACGTCCAGCCACGTCATCAGACTTAACAGTAAGCATTTCTTGAAGCGTATAAGCCGCTCCATAAGCTTGCAGCGCCCAACATTCCATCTCCCCAAAACGCTGACCACCAAACTGTGACTTACCACCAAGCGGCTGCTGAGTAACCAACGAGTATGGACCAATAGAGCGAGCATGTATCTTATCATCCACTAAGTGATGAAGCTTAAGCATATAAATATAGCCAACCGTAGTCTTACGATCAAAAGCGTCTCCAGTACGCCCATCGTAAAGCTGCACCTGCCCAGATGAATCAAGACCAGCTTTCTTCAGCCAGTGAACAACATCATCCTCCTTAGCGCCATCAAACACCGGAGTAGCAAAAGGAATACCCTTCTTAAGATTACCGGCAAGCTCCAGTAATTCATTATCTGACATTTTAGCTATGGATTTTTCCAATTTTTTATCTTCATAAGTCTCACTGATGAACTCTTTAAGTTTTTTAACAGAAGCCTGTGATTTGTTCTGCTCTTGAATATCCTCAAGCATACCACGTATCTGCCCACCAATACCGGCCGATGCCCAACCCAGATGAGTCTCCAATATCTGTCCAACATTCATCCGTGAAGGCACACCAAGCGGATTAAGCAATATGTCAACTTGTGTCCCATCCTCAAGATAAGGCATA from Rickettsiales bacterium includes these protein-coding regions:
- the rpoC gene encoding DNA-directed RNA polymerase subunit beta', whose product is MNEVMSFFGQQLTSTKQFDEIKISIASPEKISSWSFGEVKKPETINYRTFKPERDGLFCARIFGPIKDYECLCGKYKRMKYRGIVCEKCGVEVTTSKVRRERMGHIDLASPVAHIWFLKSLPSRIGILLDMTLKDLEKVLYFESFVVVESGLTPFSVGELLSEEQFYEAQEKYGDGTFTAQIGAEAIKTMLCALDLEKQKTELRAELAETNSEAKRKKLVKRLKLIEAFLGSENKPEWMIMDVVPVIPPELRPLVPLDGGRFATSDLNDLYRRVINRNNRLKRLMELRAPDIIVRNEKRMLQESVDALFDNGRRGRVITGANKRPLKSLSDMLKGKQGRFRQNLLGKRVDYSGRSVIVVGPELKLHQCGIPKKMALELFKPFIYAKLELYGIATTVKAAKRMVETERPEVWDILEEVIREHPVLLNRAPTLHRLGIQAFEPVLVEGKAINLHPLVCTAFNADFDGDQMAVHVPLSIEAQIESRVLMMSTNNILSPANGHPIIVPSQDIVLGLYYITLESDGEPGEGMVFTGTKEIQHALDNGTVTLHSKIKCRYRTVDENGNDLTQVVSSTPGRMMISDILPRHPKLPFSVVNKLLTKKEASNLIYEVYRHCGQKETVIFADRLMGIGFRHAAKAGISFGKDDMIVPETKHKHLNDTFAEVKQFEEQYADGLITLGEKYNKVIDAWSKCSELVADDMMKQISSVGRNKEGKFKAREINSIYMMANSGARGSAAQIKQLAGMRGLMAKPSGEIIETPIISNFKEGLSVLEYFNSSHGARKGLADTALKTANSGYLTRRLVDVAQDCIVTERDCGTNRGIIAKAVIEGGDIIVPLADQILGRTSARDVHHPVSSEKILGAGQMIDELIVGRIDEAGIEEIMVRSVLTCESEKGVCANCYGRDLARGTEVNIGEAVGVIAAQSIGEPGTQLTMRTFHIGGAAQRGAEVSSVESSHDATFTLSNKNIVTDSKGRLVVMSRTCEIVLRDENNRERARYKVPYGTRLLAKEDEAVKKGQKIAEWDPYTLPIITERAGFANYRDLVEGVSLREVLDEATGISNKIVTDWRQQTRGADLKPRIALRNKEGEIITLANGLEARYFLPVGAILSVSDGQEVHTGDVLARIPRESTKTHDITGGLPRVAELFEARKPKDHAIISETEGVVEFGKDYKNKRRVIVRSKDEAVEPVEYMIPKGKHITVQEGDYVQKGDLLLDGNPVPHDILKVMGVEALARYMVKEVQQVYRLQGVLINDKHIEVIVRQMLQKVEIDSPNETTFLNGEQVDREEFDSVNSRTIAEGYKGATASPVLQGITKASLQTHSFVSAASFQETTRVLTEASVAGKVDKLSGLKENVIVGRLIPAGTGAAVMRMRKIASEREKEVIAAAETIDDNGDNTPLVSSGS